One Trichormus variabilis 0441 genomic window, ACACGAAGTTCCTGATAGTTTTGACATTGAAATCATTGAGGAAACGCCAGGTAGCATTAAACTTATTCTTCCCAAGAATCCTGCTCCTGTGACCCTTGAAGGTGAATTGACTGAAGAATCTTTGGAAGCGATCGCCGGTGGTATTTTCGTTAGCGTTTTTGTCAGTGTCTTTTTGGCGGTTCCTAATCAAGAGATTGCCTGATTTCAGTAACTTTTAATGTCTAATACTTGGAGATATAAATTCTATCTT contains:
- a CDS encoding NHLP leader peptide family RiPP precursor, which gives rise to MTPEIKQAISEALAKRSEFERGLIIKAWEDEAFRQELLTNPKAVYARESGHEVPDSFDIEIIEETPGSIKLILPKNPAPVTLEGELTEESLEAIAGGIFVSVFVSVFLAVPNQEIA